The following coding sequences lie in one Apium graveolens cultivar Ventura chromosome 3, ASM990537v1, whole genome shotgun sequence genomic window:
- the LOC141711454 gene encoding calcium uniporter protein 4, mitochondrial-like — MALRRTISKRFFNKTLANYSPAPVIHQNGAKTNFQRELITSSESANDEKGFFRRFLQRRSINQAAAKLPEFLSVPVGEKLREKLWPINYGYSENRIRFDGLTPPENVGGMSVQEAKKILRSARLEKLRSALKKIPANSVEYSEFVKICTDVCENGEQGLECAKMLDDAGNVIVLGNIVFLRPDQVARSMEKLIYETIATPNDSRKQQLREMEKQKELIDRKAESIVRAELYCGLGFMVVQTLGFMRLTFWELSWDVMEPICFFVTSLHFALAYAFFLRTSKEPTFEGFFQRRFKAKQEKLMKVHNFDVQKYNQLCQAFYPNFNESPKFGDFGKCCL, encoded by the exons ATGGCGCTTCGAAGAACAATTTCAAAGCGCTTTTTTAATAAAACACTAGCAAATTATTCTCCTGCTCCTGTTATTCATCAGAATGGAGCTAAAACAAATTTCCAGCGTGAGCTGATCACTTCCTCTGAGTCTGCTAATGATGAAAAAGGCTTTTTTCGACGTTTTTTACAGCGACGATCGATAAATCAGGCGGCAGCTAAGCTGCCTGAGTTTCTGTCTGTTCCTGTTGGTGAGAAGTTGAGGGAGAAGCTCTGGCCTATTAATTATGGTTATTCGGAAAATCGGATTCGTTTTGATGGACTGACTCCGCCAGAGAATGTTGGCGGGATGTCTGTGCAGGAGGCCAAGAAAATTCTGAGGTCCGCGAGATTGGAGAAGCTCAGATCAGCATTAAAGAAAATCCCAGCCAACTCGGTTGAGTATTCGGAGTTTGTTAAAATTTGTACAGATGTTTGTGAAAATGGTGAACAAGGTCTAGAGTGTGCTAAAATGCTGGATGATGCTGGAAATGTCATCGTTCTGGGCAATATCGTGTTTCTCCGTCCTGATCAG GTGGCAAGATCAATGGAGAAGCTAATTTACGAAACAATAGCAACCCCGAACGACTCCAGAAAACAACAGCTCAGAGAAATGGAGAAGCAAAAGGAACTGATAGACAGAAAAGCAGAATCAATAGTTAGAGCAGAGCTCTATTGTGGGCTGGGCTTCATGGTTGTTCAAACACTGGGCTTCATGAGACTAACTTTCTGGGAGCTGAGTTGGGATGTAATGGAGCCCATTTGCTTCTTTGTCACCTCTCTACATTTTGCACTTGCTTATGCTTTCTTCCTCAGAACATCAAAAGAACCAACGTTTGAAGGCTTTTTCCAACGGAGATTCAAGGCCAAGCAAGAAAAGCTCATGAAAGTTCACAACTTTGATGTTCAGAAATATAACCAGCTTTGTCAAGCCTTTTACCCTAACTTCAACGAGAGTCCGAAATTCGGAGATTTCGGAAAGTGTTGCTTATAA